The Nitrospira sp. genome has a window encoding:
- a CDS encoding acetyltransferase: protein MMKYKENLILIGGGGHCRSCIDVIEMDGRFTIRGIIDEKPTEDLMLTDYPLLGREEDLPSLMRSCRNFFITIGQIKSPEPRIRLFTHLKQLDVVFPIIISPLAHVSRQAVLGEGTIIMHHAIVNAYASVGRNCIINTKALIEHDVVVEDHCHISTAAIVNGAAKVEGHSFIGSNAVIREGVVVGEASIVGAGMTVSHNVDRQAIVRVPYS from the coding sequence GTGATGAAATACAAAGAGAATCTGATATTGATCGGCGGAGGTGGCCATTGTCGTTCCTGCATTGATGTCATCGAAATGGACGGTCGGTTCACGATTCGCGGTATTATCGACGAAAAACCAACAGAAGACTTGATGCTTACCGATTATCCATTACTGGGTCGGGAGGAAGATCTCCCGTCACTGATGCGGTCCTGTCGCAACTTCTTCATCACGATCGGGCAGATTAAGTCCCCAGAGCCGAGGATTCGATTGTTCACGCACCTCAAACAGTTGGATGTTGTATTCCCCATCATCATCTCCCCGTTGGCTCATGTGTCACGCCAGGCTGTGCTTGGGGAGGGAACGATCATCATGCATCACGCAATCGTCAATGCCTACGCCTCCGTGGGGCGGAACTGCATTATCAATACCAAAGCACTGATTGAGCATGACGTCGTGGTCGAAGACCATTGCCATATCTCTACTGCCGCCATCGTGAACGGAGCAGCCAAGGTCGAGGGGCATTCGTTCATTGGTAGCAACGCAGTGATACGGGAAGGTGTTGTCGTCGGTGAAGCGTCGATCGTCGGGGCAGGGATGACCGTCTCACATAATGTCGACCGTCAAGCCATTGTGCGTGTTCCATATTCCTGA
- a CDS encoding DegT/DnrJ/EryC1/StrS family aminotransferase has translation MKLSIIRPTLPSMHEIMQLIGPSWDSGMVTLGPTVKLLEEEACRQTGAKYSVALSNCTAGLMMVPGALGLPAGKEVIVPSFTFAATAQALLWNGLIPVFCDCLPGTCTIDPEDVERNLSPETVAICGVSIFGLPPDNDALLDLGQRKGLPVYFDSAQGLGATYNGWPLGGFGICEVFSMSPTKVVTAVEGGLFTTNNQALAEQVRSLRDYGKDPVNGEEMHSLGLSARMSELHAAVGLLSLRMVDELVKARRELIAIYRDRLSSLPGCWVQEFPVDRTTSGNYFVLFITDRAKLCRDELYETLKVAGIQTKRYFYPPVHAHALFQRFPYRISSTLRHTTTVSREGLALPLYSHTTLEEINHVCSLIERLLG, from the coding sequence ATGAAGCTTTCAATCATACGTCCCACACTTCCATCGATGCATGAAATCATGCAACTCATCGGGCCAAGCTGGGATTCCGGCATGGTCACGCTGGGTCCCACCGTCAAACTCCTCGAAGAAGAGGCGTGTCGGCAGACCGGTGCGAAGTACAGTGTGGCGCTGTCAAACTGTACGGCGGGGCTGATGATGGTACCAGGCGCGCTGGGGTTGCCGGCGGGGAAGGAAGTGATTGTGCCGTCGTTTACCTTTGCGGCGACCGCACAGGCCTTGTTGTGGAATGGGTTGATTCCGGTCTTTTGCGACTGTTTGCCGGGAACGTGCACGATCGACCCCGAGGATGTCGAACGCAATCTGTCTCCGGAAACAGTGGCGATTTGTGGGGTGTCGATCTTCGGGTTGCCCCCCGATAATGACGCGTTGCTTGACCTGGGCCAGCGTAAGGGGCTGCCTGTGTATTTCGATAGTGCGCAAGGGCTTGGTGCAACCTACAACGGCTGGCCGTTGGGAGGATTCGGTATCTGTGAAGTATTTTCGATGAGCCCGACAAAAGTGGTGACGGCGGTCGAAGGAGGACTCTTTACAACGAATAATCAAGCCCTCGCGGAGCAAGTACGCTCTCTACGAGATTATGGAAAGGACCCCGTAAACGGGGAGGAAATGCATTCGCTGGGGCTGTCTGCCCGTATGAGTGAACTTCATGCAGCGGTCGGGCTCCTTTCCCTGCGCATGGTGGACGAACTCGTCAAAGCGCGCAGGGAACTCATTGCGATCTATCGAGATCGGCTGAGTAGTCTTCCAGGCTGTTGGGTTCAGGAGTTCCCTGTTGATCGGACGACCAGCGGGAACTATTTCGTCCTGTTTATTACAGACCGTGCAAAACTGTGTCGTGACGAACTCTATGAGACCCTGAAAGTGGCTGGAATCCAGACAAAACGATACTTCTATCCGCCGGTTCATGCACACGCGCTCTTTCAACGGTTTCCCTACCGTATTAGCTCGACACTGCGGCACACAACCACGGTCAGTCGGGAGGGCCTCGCGTTGCCGTTGTATTCCCACACCACACTGGAGGAAATTAATCACGTCTGTTCCCTCATTGAACGGCTGCTTGGCTGA
- a CDS encoding polysaccharide biosynthesis protein — MMTSLLRFRPPLIVLIDLGLIGLANYLAFWLRFDGAVPDWAMRLFMQMLPLLLVVRLLSFLTFRLYQGVWKHTGIWDLKNIIVSSIVGTGVFYLTVRWGFGYVAYPLSIYILDMVFVIVLLGGVRLSRRYVHEHDRSNRETRVVVYGAGQAGERLVRALKQSSANKYDPVGFIDDDPTKKGKRIHGVQVLGGRRHLAQIMSAVDPQVVLLAIPAAKPKVMRDVVKLFEPYKIRIQTVPNLQSILDGHVEITQIRNLAIEDLLERTPVGLDVTSLRRLIQDKAIMVTGAGGSIGSELCRQIAVLEPRLLVLFERYENSLFAIHTELMDRVCGVPVFPIVGDVGDDVQVEKVLQTFSPAIIFHAAAHKHVPLMETSPCEAVKNNVRGTRILAQASARCGVDQFIMISSDKAVNPSSTMGVTKRVAELIVQSLDERDHTRFTTVRFGNVLGSNGSVVPRFLEQIKAGGPVTVTHPEIRRYFMMIPEAVQLVLHAAAMGEAGAIYVLDMGDQIKIVDLARNLIRLAGLMPDEDIAISFVGLRPGEKLYEELVGREEAVEPSQLEKIMKVRSARPWTLYALQPRIAMLEQAAARQDADRVIDLLRELVPSFTPTGALVNSEAQGDVADTEVSRMSLGGHISN, encoded by the coding sequence ATGATGACATCGTTGCTCCGATTCCGCCCGCCTCTTATCGTCTTAATCGATTTGGGATTGATCGGTCTGGCCAATTATCTTGCGTTTTGGCTCCGGTTCGATGGGGCAGTCCCAGATTGGGCAATGAGACTGTTCATGCAGATGCTCCCGTTGTTGCTGGTGGTTCGGTTGTTGAGTTTTCTTACTTTCCGACTTTATCAAGGCGTGTGGAAGCACACGGGAATCTGGGACCTCAAGAATATTATTGTCTCTTCCATCGTTGGAACGGGTGTATTTTACCTGACTGTTCGGTGGGGCTTTGGATACGTGGCGTATCCACTCTCCATTTACATACTGGACATGGTTTTCGTGATTGTTCTCCTAGGGGGGGTCCGTCTGAGTCGACGATATGTGCATGAACATGACCGCTCCAATCGCGAAACACGAGTGGTCGTCTACGGGGCCGGCCAGGCGGGTGAGCGGCTGGTCAGGGCACTGAAACAAAGTTCCGCAAACAAATATGACCCAGTCGGATTCATCGACGATGATCCGACAAAAAAAGGCAAGCGTATTCATGGCGTGCAGGTTCTTGGCGGCCGCCGGCATCTCGCCCAGATTATGTCAGCCGTTGATCCTCAGGTCGTTTTGTTGGCGATACCGGCCGCTAAGCCCAAGGTGATGCGGGATGTCGTGAAGTTGTTCGAGCCGTATAAGATCAGAATTCAGACGGTGCCGAATCTCCAATCGATTCTTGATGGTCATGTCGAGATCACACAGATTCGGAATCTGGCGATTGAAGATCTTTTGGAACGAACTCCCGTGGGACTTGACGTCACATCACTCCGTCGACTCATTCAGGATAAAGCCATTATGGTGACAGGGGCGGGTGGCTCAATCGGATCCGAGTTGTGCCGGCAGATTGCGGTCCTTGAACCGCGTCTCCTGGTTCTGTTCGAGCGGTATGAAAACAGTTTATTTGCCATTCATACAGAACTGATGGATCGTGTGTGCGGAGTCCCTGTTTTCCCGATTGTGGGAGATGTCGGAGATGACGTGCAGGTTGAAAAGGTGCTACAAACTTTCTCGCCGGCCATCATCTTTCATGCGGCGGCCCACAAGCATGTACCGTTGATGGAGACCAGCCCTTGCGAAGCGGTTAAAAACAATGTCCGAGGGACCCGCATTCTTGCTCAAGCGTCCGCCCGTTGTGGTGTCGACCAATTCATCATGATTTCGAGCGATAAAGCCGTGAATCCGAGCAGCACGATGGGGGTGACGAAACGAGTGGCTGAGCTCATCGTACAAAGCTTGGATGAACGAGATCATACAAGATTCACGACCGTCCGATTTGGGAATGTGTTGGGGAGCAACGGGAGCGTGGTGCCGCGTTTTCTTGAGCAGATCAAGGCGGGTGGGCCGGTGACCGTGACACATCCTGAAATTCGTCGCTATTTCATGATGATTCCAGAAGCCGTGCAATTGGTCTTGCATGCGGCCGCCATGGGCGAGGCTGGTGCGATCTATGTGCTGGATATGGGAGATCAAATCAAGATTGTGGACTTGGCACGGAACCTCATCCGCCTGGCCGGTCTTATGCCGGACGAAGACATTGCGATATCATTTGTAGGGCTTCGGCCAGGAGAAAAACTGTATGAGGAATTAGTCGGGCGAGAAGAAGCGGTTGAACCATCACAATTGGAGAAGATTATGAAGGTGAGATCCGCCCGCCCGTGGACGCTCTACGCGCTACAGCCTCGAATCGCCATGCTGGAACAGGCCGCGGCTCGTCAGGACGCTGATCGCGTGATTGATCTTCTTCGTGAGTTGGTGCCATCCTTCACCCCCACGGGAGCCCTGGTCAATTCGGAAGCCCAAGGGGACGTGGCAGACACGGAAGTATCACGAATGAGTTTGGGCGGGCACATCTCAAACTAA
- a CDS encoding YdcF family protein: MRSRLSRIGGVVLATFLLPFIGLAGIYGLNWLVFHPKLVTGFIHNPLFERPQPADVIVVLAQERERVRHAASLVEQGFAPRTLSTLVDPACIRARKLRALCATGVRNTVDEALAMRRVLIQEGVDRVLIVTSRDHVVRAAAIFAVVFFGSGLEVNIVATPLRPLQKGLSFREVRSFFPSLGGAMLGRVSPELYEWIMPYGRELLHGRSSSNAERVYDRHS; encoded by the coding sequence GTGCGAAGCCGGTTGTCTAGAATCGGCGGGGTCGTGCTGGCGACTTTCTTGCTGCCATTCATTGGTCTCGCTGGGATCTACGGGCTGAACTGGCTGGTCTTTCATCCCAAACTGGTCACAGGCTTCATTCACAATCCATTGTTCGAAAGACCACAACCAGCTGATGTCATCGTCGTCTTAGCCCAAGAGCGTGAGCGTGTGAGACATGCCGCATCGTTGGTTGAACAAGGATTCGCTCCTCGAACGCTCTCCACCTTGGTTGATCCTGCCTGCATCCGTGCGCGCAAACTGAGGGCGCTCTGTGCGACCGGCGTTCGTAATACCGTGGACGAAGCCTTAGCCATGCGCCGTGTGCTGATCCAGGAAGGTGTGGATCGCGTGCTCATTGTCACATCGCGCGACCATGTGGTGAGAGCGGCGGCGATCTTCGCCGTTGTCTTTTTCGGCTCCGGTCTTGAGGTAAACATCGTAGCCACTCCGCTCAGACCTCTCCAGAAAGGACTCTCGTTTCGAGAGGTCCGATCATTCTTCCCCAGCCTAGGGGGCGCGATGCTCGGGCGTGTTTCTCCTGAACTGTATGAATGGATCATGCCCTATGGCCGTGAGCTTCTTCATGGGCGCTCCAGTTCCAACGCAGAGCGGGTATATGACCGCCACTCATAG
- a CDS encoding GNAT family N-acetyltransferase, producing the protein MLVEALIRPARPGDSEAIAALMREGVSEPVRRITILGSPYLPRFIADELARNKNDDYVVCTVRERVVGMCGWRHTDAALHLNHLYLAPSVRGQGLGTVLMLDGLRRIRRPSQDILSVDVFSGTPRAQAWYRSLHLRLETRTRWIELPLPLTQPDHGHGYTVSGLDEAAVKHLRYGFSQFTLTTNLATYRVGRLGQDLFRVCTFSILDDPVALQGLTHLDPERRLVCSVSEGDSLTLSSHDRSCLAESERLVSSCMSVREHLESSLSRRQYMRQTIPIRFEVVP; encoded by the coding sequence ATGCTAGTGGAAGCCCTCATTCGACCTGCCAGGCCGGGAGACAGCGAAGCCATTGCTGCCCTTATGCGTGAGGGCGTGAGCGAGCCGGTACGACGGATCACGATTCTGGGGAGTCCGTACCTCCCGCGATTCATCGCCGATGAGCTCGCAAGGAACAAGAATGATGACTACGTGGTGTGCACTGTGCGGGAGCGGGTTGTCGGCATGTGCGGCTGGAGACATACCGACGCGGCCTTGCATCTCAATCACCTCTATCTGGCGCCGAGTGTGCGTGGGCAAGGACTGGGCACTGTTCTGATGCTGGATGGGCTCCGCAGAATCCGTCGGCCATCGCAGGACATTCTCAGCGTCGATGTGTTTTCCGGCACCCCTCGCGCACAGGCCTGGTATCGGTCCTTGCACCTACGGTTGGAAACGCGCACCAGGTGGATTGAGCTGCCGCTTCCATTGACGCAGCCTGATCATGGGCACGGATATACCGTTTCGGGGCTTGATGAGGCTGCTGTCAAGCATCTCCGCTATGGGTTTTCTCAATTCACGCTGACGACGAACTTGGCTACCTATCGCGTTGGACGACTCGGCCAAGACCTCTTCCGGGTCTGCACGTTCTCGATTCTGGATGACCCTGTCGCACTCCAAGGCCTCACCCATCTCGATCCTGAACGACGGCTGGTTTGCAGTGTCTCTGAAGGAGACTCTCTCACCCTGTCTTCCCATGACCGTTCATGTCTCGCCGAGAGCGAACGACTCGTTTCTTCCTGTATGTCTGTGAGGGAACACCTGGAATCGTCGCTGTCCAGGCGGCAGTATATGCGCCAGACTATTCCCATCAGATTCGAGGTGGTTCCCTGA
- a CDS encoding GNAT family N-acetyltransferase, with amino-acid sequence MIAQFIDRRDTRWKEFLQRTPHDFYDLPEYAEVVAAEAGAMPVAFYAEYGLATCLIPLLIRTIPAALKAPRVWYDCVSPYGYPGIVLSPSQEELPSFLDAFCRIARAYGIVTAFLRLHPLFPLAQAPLERFGQLIQHGATVYINLSESKEHIWQQVSTNHQRDIKRLIRLGFHCTLDDWSRFQEFIVLYHANMKRVGAKEEYFFSPDYFENLRAKLGSQIHLVCALTSANELAAAGLLIVTKGIAQHHLGATAAQYQRRSPSKLVVDFMWRWAQEQSCHTFHFGGGVGASEDSLFQFKSGFSPMRSQFYSYRIVVDDAKHAALNQTAKQLGCVPASSEFFPEYRHLEKKNDPVLILDDPLIASHTMQRTN; translated from the coding sequence ATGATCGCTCAGTTCATCGATCGCCGTGATACGAGATGGAAGGAGTTCTTACAGAGAACCCCCCATGATTTCTATGACTTGCCTGAGTATGCTGAGGTGGTTGCCGCTGAAGCAGGCGCGATGCCAGTGGCCTTCTACGCGGAATACGGATTGGCAACCTGTCTCATTCCCCTGCTTATCCGGACGATACCCGCAGCGCTCAAGGCACCACGGGTTTGGTACGATTGCGTTTCTCCCTATGGATACCCGGGCATTGTGCTGTCCCCCTCGCAAGAGGAGTTGCCCTCGTTCCTCGATGCGTTTTGCCGCATCGCAAGAGCATACGGAATTGTGACGGCCTTCCTTCGTCTCCACCCGCTCTTCCCGCTGGCGCAAGCCCCGCTGGAGAGATTCGGCCAACTGATTCAGCATGGGGCGACTGTGTACATCAACCTGTCTGAATCCAAAGAGCACATCTGGCAGCAGGTGTCGACGAATCATCAACGTGACATCAAAAGGCTTATTCGGTTGGGTTTCCATTGTACGCTTGATGATTGGAGCCGATTTCAGGAGTTCATCGTCTTGTATCATGCCAATATGAAACGGGTGGGCGCCAAAGAGGAGTACTTCTTTTCGCCGGACTACTTTGAGAATCTGCGGGCAAAGCTTGGGTCTCAGATACATCTTGTCTGTGCGTTGACGAGTGCCAATGAACTCGCGGCAGCCGGCTTGCTGATCGTCACCAAGGGAATCGCTCAGCATCATCTTGGGGCAACAGCCGCGCAGTACCAGCGCCGTTCGCCTTCGAAATTAGTCGTGGATTTCATGTGGCGCTGGGCTCAAGAGCAATCGTGCCATACGTTTCATTTTGGCGGTGGTGTAGGGGCCAGTGAAGATTCGCTGTTTCAGTTCAAGTCCGGCTTCTCTCCAATGCGGAGTCAGTTCTACAGCTATCGCATCGTTGTTGATGACGCGAAACACGCGGCGCTGAACCAAACTGCTAAACAGTTGGGATGTGTCCCTGCGTCTTCCGAGTTCTTCCCCGAGTATCGTCATCTGGAAAAGAAAAATGACCCGGTCCTGATTCTCGATGATCCCCTGATTGCATCGCACACCATGCAGCGCACAAATTGA
- a CDS encoding phytanoyl-CoA dioxygenase family protein, with amino-acid sequence MKPLTPEEEVLLPSDGDIAFYRQHGWYRSKRIIPDTVLNEAFIGVSRHFDGERDWILPPSSGFSDWKPGDPDTVRNAEVVALQNRQLRDLAMYPLLGTMAARLAGTSVIRYFADSLVYKPGNLSGNDSVVGWHTDRSYWGTCSSDNMLTVWIPFQDCTEEMGPVLYIDRSHRWPGTADMRTFNCRDLSELERHLFSEDQIVKVPMTLRRGEVCFHHCRTIHGSGPNKSDRPRVAYAIHMQDEANRFRVFLNAKGDPWKIYNDDFARKQENGLPDYTDPQIFPPLWPQP; translated from the coding sequence ATGAAACCTCTCACCCCAGAGGAAGAAGTCTTACTACCTTCAGACGGTGACATAGCCTTTTATCGGCAACATGGGTGGTATCGATCGAAGCGCATCATACCGGACACTGTATTGAATGAGGCGTTTATTGGAGTCTCGCGACATTTCGATGGAGAACGCGATTGGATACTGCCGCCCAGCAGTGGGTTTTCTGATTGGAAGCCGGGCGACCCGGACACGGTCCGAAATGCTGAAGTTGTGGCATTGCAGAATCGACAGCTACGCGACCTAGCCATGTATCCGTTGCTTGGCACCATGGCCGCACGTCTCGCCGGCACCTCCGTGATCCGTTATTTCGCCGACTCGCTGGTCTACAAGCCTGGAAACCTGTCCGGTAATGATTCTGTAGTCGGATGGCATACCGATCGTTCCTATTGGGGGACGTGTTCCTCCGATAACATGCTGACGGTGTGGATCCCGTTTCAGGATTGTACCGAAGAGATGGGGCCCGTTTTGTATATTGACCGGAGTCATCGATGGCCTGGCACTGCGGATATGCGAACGTTCAATTGCCGTGATTTGAGCGAGTTGGAACGACATTTATTTTCAGAGGATCAAATCGTAAAGGTTCCCATGACTCTTCGTCGAGGCGAAGTGTGCTTCCATCATTGCCGCACAATCCATGGCAGCGGCCCAAACAAAAGCGATCGGCCACGTGTTGCCTATGCCATTCATATGCAAGATGAGGCGAATCGGTTTCGAGTATTCCTGAATGCGAAGGGCGATCCCTGGAAAATTTACAATGACGATTTTGCACGTAAGCAAGAAAATGGTCTGCCGGACTATACAGACCCACAGATATTCCCACCACTATGGCCCCAGCCATAG
- a CDS encoding SGNH/GDSL hydrolase family protein, producing the protein MTPPGTRITRRTVIVGAILALCFSVGCLELLSYAYLRAAEGYDGHHLMMHQFDDYKNIHPTPYYRDTRGVTHNGQGFRRAEDVSLAKPPNTYRIFLMGGSTAYGLGSLSPKGHLKYPVLGNNETIDHYVEEFLDRNIPSRRFEVVNAGIPSHSSHHHLIYLNQTILKYHPDMIIFLDGTNDYYPWEKGYDQFRDYPYREWSHLYLDEPSFKAWISYTGFWLYRKSHLVYLAGKKLRPLWSTIKNVSPQPRRELDVDDALRNLEENAETNFIRMVERNGLVLRHEGVVPVFALQPDLLFDQHKVLTEFEQDLLAEFINGKPVNYRQFKNRARPMVTEKLRQVTADLGASFVDLTDIFGGVKEDAFTDDCHLTALANKTVAEYIGDRIVPLIVASASPARDARHP; encoded by the coding sequence ATGACCCCTCCGGGCACCCGCATCACCAGACGAACCGTAATCGTGGGGGCAATTCTCGCCCTGTGCTTCAGCGTAGGTTGCTTGGAGCTGCTTTCCTATGCCTATCTGCGTGCAGCAGAAGGTTACGACGGGCATCATTTAATGATGCATCAATTTGATGATTACAAGAACATCCATCCGACCCCGTACTATCGGGACACCAGAGGCGTCACTCACAATGGACAGGGATTTCGCAGGGCCGAAGATGTCTCTCTAGCGAAACCCCCCAACACCTACCGCATCTTCCTTATGGGAGGATCGACTGCCTATGGCTTGGGTTCACTGTCTCCGAAAGGGCATCTCAAGTATCCGGTGCTTGGCAACAATGAGACCATCGATCATTACGTGGAGGAATTTCTGGACCGCAACATTCCGTCTCGTCGGTTTGAGGTGGTCAATGCCGGCATCCCCAGCCATTCCAGTCATCATCATTTGATTTATCTCAACCAGACGATCTTGAAGTATCACCCTGACATGATCATTTTTCTTGATGGTACGAACGACTATTATCCATGGGAGAAGGGGTATGATCAGTTCCGCGATTATCCATACCGGGAATGGTCGCACCTCTATCTGGATGAGCCTTCCTTCAAGGCGTGGATCAGCTATACCGGGTTCTGGCTCTATCGCAAGAGTCATCTGGTGTACCTCGCAGGGAAGAAGCTTCGCCCGCTCTGGTCGACGATCAAAAATGTTTCCCCCCAGCCCCGTCGTGAGTTGGATGTGGACGATGCCCTGCGGAATCTCGAAGAGAACGCCGAAACCAACTTCATCCGGATGGTTGAACGGAATGGGCTCGTCCTCCGACACGAAGGGGTTGTGCCTGTGTTCGCTCTTCAACCGGATCTGCTATTTGACCAGCACAAAGTGTTGACAGAGTTCGAGCAGGACCTGTTGGCCGAATTCATCAACGGGAAACCGGTCAACTATCGGCAGTTCAAAAACCGAGCACGGCCGATGGTCACTGAAAAACTCCGGCAGGTAACGGCCGACCTGGGAGCCTCATTCGTCGACCTGACCGACATCTTCGGAGGAGTCAAGGAAGATGCGTTTACCGATGATTGCCATCTCACTGCGCTCGCCAATAAGACCGTGGCCGAATACATCGGAGACCGTATCGTACCGCTGATCGTTGCGTCAGCGTCACCTGCACGTGACGCCCGTCACCCATGA
- a CDS encoding sugar transferase: protein MFDLVVTISFLPFLLPIIGLTAVATGMFHGWPVLFAQKRPGLYGRPFTLYKFRTMTTTCGPDGQLLPDTDRLTRFGKLMRSTSLDELPELLNVLKGDMSLVGPRPLLMEYLSHYSPEQHRRHLVPPGLTGWAQVNGRNFANWQHRFLLDLWYVDHRSLWLDCKIILMTPWKVLRREGIMHPDDPSWEGNFKGTPSDPLSR, encoded by the coding sequence ATGTTCGACTTGGTGGTGACCATCAGCTTTCTCCCGTTCCTTCTTCCGATCATCGGCCTTACGGCCGTGGCGACAGGGATGTTTCATGGTTGGCCGGTCTTGTTCGCGCAGAAACGTCCTGGGCTGTACGGTCGACCGTTTACCCTCTATAAATTCCGCACGATGACCACGACTTGCGGACCTGATGGGCAGCTCTTGCCCGATACGGATCGCCTCACGCGATTCGGTAAGCTAATGCGCAGCACGAGTCTGGATGAGCTTCCTGAACTCCTGAATGTTCTCAAGGGAGATATGAGCCTTGTCGGACCGCGGCCCCTCCTCATGGAATACCTGTCGCATTATAGTCCGGAACAGCACCGTCGCCATCTCGTTCCTCCCGGACTGACCGGTTGGGCTCAGGTGAACGGAAGGAACTTCGCCAACTGGCAGCACCGATTTCTTTTGGATCTGTGGTATGTTGATCATCGCTCGCTCTGGCTGGATTGTAAGATCATCCTGATGACGCCCTGGAAGGTGCTTAGGCGGGAAGGCATCATGCATCCTGACGACCCATCCTGGGAAGGTAATTTTAAGGGCACGCCGTCAGATCCACTCTCCCGTTAA
- a CDS encoding GNAT family N-acetyltransferase, with product MSAVPSSVDAGLEVIGSPSVRVLDASNPTERSAWLQIWQRWPEREVWAHPEYVSVSGRPGERAICLAMEDSCGGVLFPLLLRSLEDLPWATDGNRCFDITSCYGFGGPFSWGTPDVMTFWDRFDQWAKAQNVVSLFTRLPLFEDQSIPFRGEVILKGPSVVIPLGGGEEAILKNYERSVRGVLRQSVRNGVSVVVDPYGDRLEEFLSVYYSTMERRAASSDYFFKRTFFTSLRERLPGHVIFFHALHEDQVVSTELQLISQTHSYAFLGGTTERGLSQRANTALRHATNVWGSENNKSHMVFGGSHRESDGLLSYKKRFAPQSLKMFRVGTRVFSPDLYMQLIERRQVWAAEQGQVWAPIDGFFPAYRG from the coding sequence ATGTCAGCTGTACCATCATCCGTCGATGCGGGATTGGAGGTAATCGGTAGCCCCTCAGTACGAGTTTTGGATGCCTCGAATCCGACGGAACGATCGGCATGGCTTCAGATATGGCAACGGTGGCCGGAGCGAGAAGTCTGGGCCCATCCCGAGTACGTCTCGGTGTCTGGACGGCCAGGGGAGCGGGCTATCTGTCTCGCAATGGAAGATTCCTGTGGCGGAGTCCTCTTTCCCCTCTTGCTTCGCTCGCTAGAAGATCTGCCATGGGCCACAGACGGCAACCGCTGCTTCGACATCACTTCGTGCTACGGGTTCGGAGGCCCGTTCAGCTGGGGCACTCCAGATGTAATGACATTTTGGGATCGTTTTGATCAATGGGCGAAGGCTCAGAATGTTGTATCACTTTTCACTCGGCTACCGTTATTTGAGGACCAGAGTATTCCCTTCAGGGGTGAAGTCATCCTAAAGGGTCCCTCCGTAGTCATTCCGTTGGGAGGAGGAGAAGAAGCGATTCTAAAAAACTACGAACGATCTGTACGGGGAGTTCTCAGACAGTCGGTGCGGAACGGTGTGTCTGTTGTTGTGGATCCCTATGGTGATCGTTTGGAAGAGTTTCTGTCAGTCTACTACTCCACTATGGAACGTCGTGCCGCGTCCTCCGACTATTTCTTCAAACGGACGTTCTTTACGTCGCTTCGAGAACGCCTCCCTGGGCATGTAATATTTTTCCATGCGCTTCACGAAGATCAAGTCGTCTCGACCGAACTGCAACTTATCTCACAGACCCATTCCTACGCCTTTCTCGGAGGTACGACTGAGCGAGGGCTGTCGCAAAGAGCCAACACGGCCCTCCGCCACGCAACGAATGTCTGGGGTAGTGAAAACAACAAGAGCCACATGGTATTCGGTGGGAGTCATCGGGAAAGTGATGGTCTTCTCAGTTATAAGAAGCGGTTTGCTCCCCAGAGTCTGAAGATGTTTAGGGTCGGCACCCGAGTGTTTAGCCCTGACCTGTATATGCAGCTTATCGAGCGACGCCAGGTATGGGCTGCGGAGCAGGGTCAGGTATGGGCTCCCATTGACGGATTTTTCCCAGCCTATCGCGGGTAA